A single window of Roseofilum reptotaenium CS-1145 DNA harbors:
- a CDS encoding NAD(P)H-quinone oxidoreductase subunit J — protein sequence MAEENQELAQETAGPVSSWLSDNGFGHEFLGRDRSSVELIKVEPQVLLPISSALYAYGFNYLQCQGAYDEGPGQALVSFYHLLKVDDDVVDPEEVRIKVYLPRDNPKVPSVYWIWKAADFQERESYDMYGIVYEGHPNLKRLLMPEDWVGWPLRKDYISPDFYELQDAY from the coding sequence GTGGCTGAGGAAAATCAAGAGTTAGCACAGGAAACAGCAGGTCCAGTTTCGAGCTGGTTGAGTGATAATGGGTTTGGTCATGAGTTTTTGGGGCGCGATCGCTCTTCGGTAGAATTGATTAAGGTAGAACCCCAAGTTCTCCTGCCCATTTCTTCTGCGCTTTATGCCTATGGCTTTAATTATCTCCAATGTCAAGGGGCGTATGATGAAGGCCCTGGTCAAGCATTGGTCAGTTTTTACCATTTGCTGAAAGTGGACGATGATGTGGTTGACCCGGAAGAGGTGCGGATAAAGGTCTATCTGCCTCGCGATAACCCGAAAGTGCCTTCAGTTTATTGGATTTGGAAAGCGGCCGATTTCCAAGAACGGGAATCCTATGATATGTACGGGATTGTCTATGAAGGTCATCCTAATCTCAAGCGCCTATTGATGCCAGAAGATTGGGTGGGTTGGCCCTTGCGGAAGGATTATATTTCCCCGGATTTCTACGAATTGCAAGATGCGTATTAA
- a CDS encoding P-loop NTPase fold protein, producing the protein MKIGQPEDRRYYIDFSPVRGGNVIRRLQRTITHQAEQATCQLFTGHIGCGKSTELFRLKTQLEEKGFHVVYFESSADLDMADVDISDILLAITQQITSSLETANIYLQPNYFIKLFHEIEDFLKAPIEFLPEAGISLRLGIGRITAKAKASPRLRSQLRQYLEPRTASILDAINQEIIGQATEALKKKGKKGLVVIVDNLDRVDISPKSSGRSQPEYLFIDRGEQLKRLNCHMVYTMPLVLIFSNEFSSLTNRFGVKPLVLPMVSATHRDGSPRPEGMKLLRQMVLARAFPHLPLQEREPLIRELFDTSETLDRLCQISGGHVRNLLVLLYSCLQQDDPPIARDNLERVIREYRDDMVAAIKDDEWELLHHVIQHHDIVQGKEEYEILLRSLFLLEYRDREGRWFGINPAIAESKKFQPR; encoded by the coding sequence TTGAAAATCGGTCAACCGGAAGATCGTCGCTATTATATTGATTTTTCACCAGTGCGTGGGGGCAATGTTATTCGTCGTTTGCAACGAACTATTACCCACCAAGCAGAACAGGCAACCTGCCAATTGTTCACAGGACATATTGGCTGTGGAAAATCCACGGAATTATTTCGGCTCAAAACCCAATTAGAAGAGAAGGGTTTCCATGTGGTTTACTTTGAGTCCAGCGCCGATCTGGATATGGCAGATGTGGACATTAGCGATATTTTACTGGCGATCACGCAGCAAATCACCAGTAGTTTAGAAACCGCTAATATTTATCTTCAGCCCAATTACTTTATCAAATTATTTCATGAGATTGAAGACTTTTTAAAGGCTCCAATTGAATTTTTGCCTGAAGCTGGCATTTCTTTGCGGTTAGGGATTGGTAGAATTACGGCAAAAGCGAAGGCAAGTCCACGACTGCGGAGTCAGTTACGACAATATTTAGAACCGCGAACAGCAAGTATTCTCGATGCCATTAATCAAGAAATTATTGGGCAAGCCACGGAAGCATTGAAAAAGAAAGGTAAAAAAGGATTGGTGGTCATTGTTGATAATTTAGACCGGGTGGATATCTCTCCGAAAAGTTCGGGACGCTCTCAACCGGAATACCTGTTTATCGATCGCGGAGAACAGTTGAAACGGTTAAATTGCCATATGGTATATACCATGCCTTTAGTGCTCATTTTTTCTAATGAATTCAGTTCTCTCACCAATCGCTTTGGCGTGAAACCCCTGGTATTACCGATGGTTTCCGCGACACATCGAGATGGAAGTCCTCGTCCAGAAGGGATGAAATTGCTACGACAAATGGTTCTGGCACGAGCCTTTCCCCATCTCCCTCTGCAAGAGCGAGAACCTCTGATTCGAGAACTTTTTGATACGTCCGAAACCTTAGACCGACTGTGTCAAATTAGTGGCGGTCACGTGAGAAATTTATTAGTATTGTTGTATAGCTGTTTGCAACAAGATGACCCGCCGATCGCACGAGACAATTTAGAGCGAGTGATTCGGGAATATCGAGATGATATGGTGGCAGCCATTAAAGATGACGAATGGGAGCTGTTGCATCATGTAATCCAACATCACGATATTGTGCAGGGAAAAGAGGAATATGAAATCTTGTTGCGAAGTTTGTTTTTATTAGAGTATCGAGATCGGGAGGGGCGTTGGTTTGGGATTAATCCCGCGATCGCCGAATCCAAGAAATTCCAGCCAAGATGA
- a CDS encoding WD40 domain-containing protein — translation MTTTSTESNSVNDRPLKTLSRAIAHSQGHFSLILVRSNYQVLTAEMVERLQDSCCVPLQEFQLPPSVKTLYTAIQDRLQQEQPQGLLVFGLESINAVEKILNPTNQVREEFRQNFTFPLVLWVNDLILQKLTRFAPDFKSWAAIPIKFELGTEGLLEALQQTVDAVLPTLLEVGAGKFIERERIPLPAGCLRLAELEMAFRELQQYSQPQEAALDANLHFLMGREADASGEKENAKQCYELSRQRWQEVIDNNPLPTHWTHYGCLLFYVGLWWRQYATLHRHEYEEACRQAKDHYQQCLEALQQAERPDLEQKFINAMGEVLTRLGGWTELKAVARKAVPLHQTYGDSVRLARSYAFLAEVALANGNPQEAQKFAQEAFELNQHAPDSGLDWSWHQAYHRNYYRLLLARSQQDLEQIPEAMENLELARRESLPEHDPPLYIRILESLRSLKFNAGEYLEAFEIKQEKQSIEQQYGLRAFVGAGRLQVRRQVAHLALPHREGQLNVTAEIAASGRLQDIQRLIRRMGRTDCKLTIIHGQSGVGKSSLVQAGLVPALREKVIEARDVLPVLVQSYGKWEKTIGAAFPKGCEHLPQTSLPILEDAEAIVDQLRQGSDRDWLTVLIFDQFEEFFFAHKDPQDRKPFFQFLGECLNIPYVKVILSLREDYLHYLLECNRLVDLGIINNNILDKNILYYLGNLAPDDARSVIQTLTTNSQFYLDADLMDALVADLARDLGEVRPIELQIVGAQLQTDNITTLAEFNQYGSKEALVERFLDEIVQDCGPNNTNLVKILLYLLTDENNTRPLKTRVELKNEVELTDERLDSILSILVRSGLVFQVPGFPDKRYQLVHDYLVPFIRQKQSQQLIAELENEREQRRLTEAKLNQALKKNLRTARRATATLTGLLFAITGIASIATVTGINLYISDLISKSSATNNKGLDRLVSAIKIGKILKNNPVVLPGLRLKAKIELNNAMLNLNEMNRLEGHKAGVTKVVFNQEGNLIASADKRYQIKIWDVTGHHIADLPGHSAKITALNFSDDSKLIASASEDNTIIIWDIEDAKSITDPFPTFQPVNNVDFDGTKIAVPSGKDVVLYDLSTRETLQTMQGHEAEITNIALSPDGKIMASSDLNDVKLWSLDSGEELESISNYGTIDINFNEDGSQITLASKNSNIKHYLLDNKVNKLKMTLFKETGTDSWVRNEIDVFSWSSELLAFVDRYDSQTISLRSVEADIFRYLTEWEGHRDRINDLSFSPDGKILASASEDQTIKLWQIDERYLVSRRDNSNEVNEIKFHNKEGKIITTHPKNKVQFMDENGENKLFMPFIPANDFLIELTHKNQNILTATARNKIKVYKANNKHKSIAADDHGTAKVSISPDGERIVAIGYDNIVKFLDTNGKERVLQSKKYPELDTRFSWLQSRYGLGSVLSTRRTKDSVVFSPDSQRFTLITKPEKSNKNTIYLFSNDGNLRKKISSHTDEIAKIKFSPDSQIIAAIGNDNFIYLYSKDGEYIGEDIDALKAHENQIIDLSFSYDSTMLVSSSRGSTGRSKIKLWNVNNLSEPIKKWNSYATKYIEFSPDNKTIVTWNYDDTIQIWNLQGDEIKTIVHEGSVTDIDFSRYGEILASASADNSVRLWYKDGTETKVLRKHSEQVSQVVFSPTDQTLVSVSIDGMVNVWGRDGNFIDTLQHPSKIENKENSYRRDRIEFSDDGKIITLVSEINDHDKSTSTMKWWNDKGEELPPIDKQGSWEFDKASFSPESETMAIVHQVHDLNLWSWDGSNMRTFSGHTDKINSVSVSRDEKRLASASDDNTVNLWSLDGHLLKPLPHKDKVNSVSFSPDSQILASGSNDNTMKVWTREGELLDLDKGVIEHGDAVNSVQFSPKGNFLASASGKLVRVWKRRGTSLQELPYSQSKLLTHDDIVTDIYFSEDGCYLASMTVDNSVKLWRVSDGHFIKQLDNANAVTFSPDSKLLVTQNKILILDSLWVKEQVNLSVPYVWNSVQFNPDDEKTIAIGHRNGLSILYLDLDKLLTKACNLGKDYLKKQKYRHLCDGATEE, via the coding sequence ATGACGACCACCAGCACTGAGTCTAATTCTGTCAACGATCGCCCCTTAAAAACACTATCACGGGCGATCGCCCATTCTCAAGGTCATTTTTCCCTCATTTTAGTCCGCAGTAACTATCAGGTTTTGACCGCAGAAATGGTTGAACGTCTGCAAGACTCCTGCTGTGTGCCGTTGCAGGAATTTCAATTGCCGCCCTCGGTGAAAACCCTGTATACCGCCATTCAGGATCGTTTGCAGCAGGAACAGCCTCAAGGTTTACTGGTATTTGGCTTAGAGTCCATCAATGCGGTGGAAAAAATCCTCAATCCCACCAATCAGGTGCGGGAAGAGTTTCGTCAAAATTTTACCTTTCCCCTGGTGCTGTGGGTGAACGATCTGATTTTGCAGAAATTGACTCGGTTTGCCCCTGATTTTAAGAGTTGGGCGGCTATTCCGATTAAATTTGAACTGGGGACAGAGGGTTTATTGGAGGCGCTACAGCAAACGGTGGACGCAGTGTTACCGACACTTTTGGAGGTAGGCGCGGGAAAATTTATTGAACGCGAGCGAATTCCTCTTCCTGCGGGCTGTTTGCGGCTCGCGGAGCTAGAAATGGCATTTCGGGAGTTACAGCAGTACTCACAGCCCCAGGAAGCTGCTCTAGATGCCAATTTACATTTTTTGATGGGGCGAGAAGCGGATGCATCGGGGGAGAAGGAAAATGCCAAGCAGTGTTATGAACTCAGTCGCCAGCGTTGGCAAGAGGTTATCGACAATAATCCCTTACCTACCCATTGGACGCACTATGGCTGTTTGTTGTTTTATGTGGGATTATGGTGGCGGCAGTATGCGACGCTCCATCGCCACGAGTATGAGGAAGCTTGTCGGCAGGCTAAAGACCATTACCAGCAGTGCTTAGAGGCGCTTCAACAAGCAGAACGCCCGGATTTGGAGCAAAAATTTATTAATGCCATGGGAGAGGTATTAACGCGCCTAGGAGGGTGGACTGAACTCAAGGCTGTTGCTCGCAAGGCGGTTCCTTTACATCAAACCTATGGGGATTCGGTACGCCTAGCTCGCAGCTATGCTTTTTTGGCAGAGGTAGCACTGGCAAACGGTAATCCTCAAGAGGCGCAAAAGTTTGCCCAAGAGGCGTTTGAGTTGAATCAGCACGCGCCCGATTCCGGTTTAGATTGGAGCTGGCATCAAGCCTATCATCGCAATTATTATCGCTTGCTGTTGGCGCGATCGCAGCAAGACTTGGAGCAGATTCCAGAAGCAATGGAGAATCTGGAACTTGCCCGTAGAGAGAGTTTACCAGAACATGACCCGCCATTGTATATTCGCATCTTGGAGAGTTTGCGATCGCTAAAATTCAACGCTGGCGAGTATCTGGAAGCTTTTGAAATTAAACAGGAAAAGCAGTCCATCGAGCAACAGTATGGATTGCGAGCATTTGTGGGAGCGGGACGGTTGCAAGTGAGGCGACAGGTGGCTCATTTGGCGCTTCCCCATCGAGAGGGACAGTTAAATGTCACCGCAGAAATTGCCGCTTCGGGACGACTGCAAGATATTCAGCGCTTGATTCGTCGCATGGGTCGCACGGATTGTAAACTGACGATTATTCACGGACAATCTGGGGTAGGGAAAAGCTCCTTAGTCCAAGCGGGATTAGTGCCAGCGTTACGAGAGAAGGTGATTGAAGCCCGTGATGTGTTGCCGGTTCTCGTACAATCTTATGGTAAGTGGGAGAAAACAATTGGTGCAGCCTTTCCGAAGGGTTGCGAGCATTTGCCACAAACGAGTTTACCGATTTTAGAGGATGCTGAGGCCATTGTAGACCAACTGCGCCAAGGGAGCGATCGCGATTGGCTGACAGTGTTAATTTTCGATCAGTTTGAGGAGTTCTTTTTTGCTCACAAAGATCCCCAGGATAGAAAGCCGTTTTTCCAGTTTCTAGGGGAGTGCCTGAATATTCCCTATGTGAAAGTGATTCTTTCCTTGCGCGAGGATTATCTGCATTATTTGCTCGAATGCAACCGACTGGTCGATCTGGGTATTATCAATAACAATATTTTAGATAAGAATATTCTCTATTATTTGGGTAATTTAGCACCTGATGATGCGCGATCGGTCATTCAAACCTTAACGACTAATTCCCAATTTTATCTCGATGCTGACCTCATGGATGCCCTAGTCGCAGACTTGGCGAGAGATTTAGGGGAAGTGCGTCCCATCGAGCTACAAATTGTGGGAGCGCAATTGCAAACCGACAATATCACCACCTTAGCCGAGTTTAATCAGTATGGCTCGAAAGAAGCGTTAGTCGAGCGCTTTCTCGATGAAATTGTCCAAGACTGCGGTCCGAATAATACTAACCTAGTCAAGATTCTCCTCTATCTGCTCACAGATGAAAATAATACTCGCCCATTGAAGACTCGCGTAGAACTGAAGAATGAGGTAGAGTTAACAGATGAACGATTGGATTCTATCCTCAGTATTTTGGTGCGATCGGGTTTAGTCTTTCAAGTTCCCGGTTTTCCCGATAAACGCTATCAACTCGTCCACGATTATCTCGTTCCCTTCATCCGGCAAAAACAATCCCAACAACTCATCGCCGAACTAGAAAACGAACGGGAACAAAGACGCTTAACCGAAGCCAAACTCAATCAAGCGCTGAAGAAAAACCTACGCACTGCACGCCGAGCCACTGCCACATTAACCGGCTTATTATTCGCCATCACAGGAATTGCCAGTATTGCCACTGTTACCGGAATCAACTTATATATTTCCGATTTAATTTCTAAATCATCAGCTACAAACAACAAAGGACTTGACCGATTGGTTTCAGCAATTAAGATTGGCAAGATCTTGAAAAATAATCCCGTTGTCCTACCAGGTTTACGCTTAAAAGCGAAAATCGAATTGAATAATGCGATGCTAAACTTGAATGAGATGAATCGCTTAGAAGGACACAAAGCCGGGGTAACCAAAGTTGTGTTTAATCAAGAGGGCAATCTTATTGCCTCAGCAGATAAGCGATATCAAATCAAAATTTGGGATGTTACTGGACATCATATCGCTGATTTACCCGGGCATTCTGCAAAAATAACGGCACTTAATTTTAGTGATGACAGCAAGTTGATTGCATCTGCTAGTGAAGACAATACAATTATAATTTGGGATATTGAAGATGCAAAAAGTATAACCGATCCGTTTCCGACTTTTCAACCTGTAAATAATGTTGATTTTGATGGTACTAAAATTGCAGTTCCTTCAGGTAAAGATGTTGTTCTTTATGATCTCTCTACCCGTGAGACTTTACAGACAATGCAAGGGCACGAGGCTGAGATTACCAATATTGCTTTGAGTCCAGATGGAAAAATCATGGCTAGTAGCGATTTGAATGATGTAAAGCTTTGGAGTTTAGATAGTGGAGAAGAACTAGAAAGTATATCTAACTATGGAACCATTGACATCAATTTTAATGAAGATGGAAGCCAAATTACTTTAGCCAGTAAAAACAGCAATATCAAACACTATTTACTGGACAATAAAGTGAATAAACTTAAAATGACTTTATTTAAGGAAACTGGCACTGATTCCTGGGTTCGTAATGAAATTGACGTTTTTAGTTGGAGTTCAGAATTACTAGCATTTGTTGATCGTTATGATTCTCAAACTATATCTTTAAGGTCAGTAGAAGCAGATATCTTTAGATATTTGACTGAGTGGGAGGGGCATCGCGATCGCATTAACGACCTCAGCTTTAGTCCTGATGGTAAAATTCTAGCTTCAGCCAGTGAAGATCAAACTATCAAACTTTGGCAAATAGATGAACGATATCTAGTATCGCGCAGAGATAATAGTAATGAAGTTAATGAAATTAAATTTCACAACAAAGAAGGCAAAATTATTACTACTCACCCTAAAAACAAGGTTCAATTTATGGATGAGAATGGTGAAAACAAATTATTTATGCCATTTATACCTGCAAATGATTTCCTGATCGAACTTACTCATAAAAATCAAAATATACTAACAGCAACTGCCAGGAATAAAATCAAGGTTTATAAAGCCAATAATAAACATAAGAGCATAGCAGCAGATGATCATGGTACTGCCAAAGTCAGTATAAGTCCTGATGGCGAAAGAATTGTGGCGATTGGCTATGATAATATAGTAAAATTTCTAGATACTAATGGTAAAGAACGAGTACTTCAATCAAAGAAATATCCAGAACTTGATACTCGATTTTCATGGCTTCAATCCAGATATGGACTAGGTTCAGTATTGTCTACAAGAAGGACAAAAGATTCGGTTGTCTTTAGCCCAGATAGCCAACGATTCACCTTAATTACCAAACCTGAAAAAAGTAATAAAAACACTATATATCTTTTTTCTAATGATGGAAATTTGAGGAAAAAGATAAGCAGTCATACCGACGAAATCGCCAAAATAAAATTTAGTCCAGATAGCCAAATTATTGCTGCAATTGGCAATGATAACTTTATTTATCTCTACAGTAAAGATGGTGAATATATTGGCGAAGATATTGATGCTTTGAAAGCACATGAAAATCAAATTATCGATCTCAGCTTTAGTTATGATAGTACAATGCTAGTTTCAAGTAGCCGTGGCTCAACAGGGCGTAGCAAAATCAAACTTTGGAATGTCAATAATCTATCTGAGCCAATAAAAAAATGGAATAGTTATGCTACCAAATATATTGAATTCAGTCCAGATAATAAAACAATTGTAACTTGGAATTATGATGATACGATCCAAATTTGGAATCTTCAAGGTGACGAAATTAAAACAATAGTTCATGAAGGGTCAGTAACTGATATTGATTTTAGCCGATATGGAGAAATATTGGCTTCTGCAAGTGCCGATAATTCTGTCCGTCTATGGTATAAAGATGGCACAGAAACTAAAGTTTTACGAAAGCATTCTGAGCAAGTCAGTCAAGTTGTTTTTAGTCCCACAGATCAAACTCTCGTCTCTGTGAGTATTGATGGTATGGTTAACGTGTGGGGGCGAGATGGTAACTTTATAGATACACTTCAGCATCCCAGTAAAATAGAGAATAAAGAAAATAGTTACAGGCGCGATCGCATTGAGTTTAGTGATGATGGTAAAATCATTACTTTGGTCAGTGAAATCAATGATCATGATAAATCTACTTCTACTATGAAATGGTGGAATGATAAAGGTGAAGAACTCCCCCCAATTGATAAGCAAGGATCTTGGGAATTTGACAAAGCAAGCTTCAGTCCAGAAAGTGAAACAATGGCGATAGTTCACCAAGTTCATGATTTGAATTTGTGGAGTTGGGATGGTTCTAATATGCGTACATTTTCAGGACATACAGATAAAATCAACAGTGTTAGTGTTAGCCGAGATGAGAAACGTTTGGCTTCTGCTAGTGACGATAATACGGTAAACTTATGGAGCCTAGATGGTCACTTGCTCAAACCATTACCTCATAAGGATAAAGTCAATAGTGTGAGTTTTAGTCCTGATAGTCAAATTCTCGCTTCTGGTAGTAACGATAATACGATGAAAGTTTGGACGCGAGAAGGCGAATTACTCGATCTCGATAAGGGAGTTATTGAACATGGCGATGCTGTCAACAGCGTTCAGTTCAGTCCTAAAGGAAACTTTCTAGCTTCCGCTAGTGGTAAACTCGTTAGAGTATGGAAAAGAAGGGGTACATCATTGCAGGAACTCCCATATTCTCAATCCAAACTCTTAACTCATGATGATATCGTAACCGATATCTACTTCAGTGAAGATGGTTGCTACCTTGCCTCTATGACTGTAGATAATAGTGTCAAGCTCTGGCGAGTTAGCGATGGTCACTTCATTAAACAATTGGACAATGCAAACGCAGTAACTTTTAGTCCAGATAGTAAGCTTTTAGTTACACAAAACAAGATATTAATTCTCGATAGCTTATGGGTAAAAGAACAAGTGAACCTGTCAGTACCCTATGTATGGAATAGCGTCCAATTCAACCCTGATGATGAAAAAACGATCGCCATCGGGCATCGGAATGGTTTAAGTATCTTGTATTTAGACTTGGATAAACTTTTAACAAAAGCTTGTAATTTGGGCAAGGACTATCTAAAAAAACAGAAATATCGTCACCTCTGTGATGGAGCGACTGAGGAATGA
- the ndhK gene encoding photosynthetic/respiratory NAD(P)H-quinone oxidoreductase subunit K produces the protein MVVGSSKTDMTQNLINPIERPQVTNELSENVILTTVEDLYNWAKLSSLWPLLYGTACCFIEFAALIGSRFDFDRFGLVPRSSPRQADLLITAGTITMKYAPALVRLYEQMPEPKYVIAMGACTITGGMFSMDSPSAVRGVDKLIPVDVYIPGCPPRPEAIIDAIIKLRKKIANETIQERSKILQTHRYYQVSHKMKVVEPILTGAYLQSETRQAPPKALAEAYGMPIPAALEGEKQEEVQGG, from the coding sequence ATGGTCGTAGGTTCTAGTAAAACAGATATGACACAAAATCTGATTAATCCCATTGAACGTCCGCAAGTCACTAACGAACTGTCGGAGAATGTAATTCTGACTACGGTAGAGGATTTGTATAACTGGGCGAAACTCTCTTCACTTTGGCCGCTGTTGTATGGTACAGCCTGTTGCTTTATCGAGTTTGCGGCCTTGATTGGTTCCCGGTTTGATTTTGACCGATTTGGTTTGGTTCCCCGGTCGAGTCCGAGACAAGCGGATTTGCTGATTACAGCGGGAACCATCACCATGAAGTATGCTCCGGCTCTGGTGCGCTTGTACGAGCAAATGCCCGAACCCAAGTATGTGATTGCCATGGGTGCTTGTACGATTACGGGTGGCATGTTTAGTATGGACTCTCCTTCTGCGGTGCGCGGGGTGGATAAGCTGATTCCGGTGGATGTTTATATTCCCGGTTGTCCTCCCCGACCGGAGGCAATTATTGATGCGATTATTAAGTTGCGCAAAAAGATTGCCAATGAAACGATTCAGGAACGGAGCAAAATCCTGCAAACCCATCGCTATTATCAGGTGAGCCACAAAATGAAGGTGGTTGAGCCGATTTTGACGGGAGCCTATCTCCAGTCAGAGACGCGACAAGCTCCTCCGAAAGCGTTGGCAGAGGCTTATGGAATGCCGATTCCCGCAGCATTAGAAGGTGAGAAACAGGAGGAAGTTCAGGGTGGCTGA
- the ndhC gene encoding photosynthetic/respiratory NAD(P)H-quinone oxidoreductase subunit C, producing MFVLSGYEYFLGFLLLCSSVPVLALGASYILRPKGVGPECRTTYESAVEPVGGAWIQFNIRYYMFALVFVIFDVETVFLYPWAVAFSKLGLLAFIEALIFIAILVVGLVYAWRKGALEWS from the coding sequence GTGTTTGTTCTTAGCGGTTACGAATACTTTTTAGGCTTTCTGCTGCTATGCAGCTCAGTTCCCGTCTTGGCTCTGGGAGCTTCTTATATCCTGCGTCCCAAAGGCGTTGGCCCGGAATGCCGCACCACTTACGAATCCGCCGTTGAACCGGTGGGGGGGGCGTGGATTCAATTCAACATTCGCTACTATATGTTCGCCCTTGTATTCGTTATTTTTGATGTAGAAACCGTGTTTCTCTATCCTTGGGCAGTAGCTTTTAGCAAGTTAGGCCTGCTAGCCTTTATCGAAGCTTTAATTTTCATCGCCATTCTGGTGGTGGGCTTAGTCTACGCTTGGAGAAAAGGAGCATTGGAATGGTCGTAG